In Candidatus Desulfofervidus auxilii, one genomic interval encodes:
- a CDS encoding FAD-dependent oxidoreductase, with translation MVPKAQIAIIGGGIAGLSCAYFLKKQGLDAVIYERKKEVGGRFSTLKIDGVYINRAALMFSKKLNPCFSSLIDELGVPYREMEKSKWMVQIGDKIIGLNKEGLLESGLFNSEEIKLWGELQALVQSLNFDYATPDKRLLKWHDMSLSDFCKKEMKFTDQMINYLAQLYASFQYVEPHELAADKGLFSIAYSATPTFTPVRGMRDVALALKKRLGEEVQTDIHITEVHYKQGNGFILKVKRKNNGVARSEGPYKYCIFATGQRMVRNIMPEIDFKVHAAKTRGYILEAICPQYRPYELIIFPKKGNKHGIHGGEIQHLSDGRSICAVLLYRHDANLGAIFKEYKVIERLGWSPAIGVMPPGGKIVDVTTNVKNAFVVGDFYRFPNLESCVYTAKKVANIIAKEERG, from the coding sequence ATGGTTCCTAAAGCACAGATCGCCATCATAGGTGGGGGAATTGCAGGTTTGTCTTGTGCTTACTTTTTGAAAAAACAAGGTTTGGACGCAGTGATCTATGAAAGAAAAAAAGAAGTAGGAGGCAGATTTTCCACCTTGAAAATTGATGGAGTTTATATTAATCGGGCAGCCTTAATGTTTTCTAAAAAACTTAATCCCTGTTTTAGTTCCCTGATTGATGAATTAGGAGTGCCTTATAGAGAGATGGAGAAATCAAAGTGGATGGTCCAGATTGGAGATAAAATTATTGGTTTAAATAAAGAGGGATTGCTGGAAAGCGGTTTGTTTAATTCAGAAGAGATTAAATTATGGGGGGAATTACAGGCATTAGTGCAATCGCTCAACTTTGACTATGCCACACCAGATAAACGCCTGCTTAAATGGCATGATATGTCACTTTCTGATTTTTGCAAAAAAGAAATGAAATTTACTGATCAGATGATAAATTATCTGGCTCAACTTTATGCCAGCTTTCAATATGTTGAACCCCATGAGTTGGCAGCTGATAAAGGACTATTCTCTATTGCCTATTCTGCTACCCCTACCTTTACACCAGTGAGGGGCATGAGGGATGTGGCTTTGGCGTTAAAGAAAAGACTGGGAGAGGAAGTTCAAACAGATATCCATATTACTGAAGTGCATTATAAACAGGGAAATGGATTTATATTAAAAGTAAAAAGGAAAAACAATGGTGTGGCTAGGTCTGAAGGCCCCTATAAGTATTGCATCTTTGCCACAGGTCAAAGGATGGTAAGAAATATTATGCCAGAAATAGATTTTAAGGTCCATGCAGCTAAGACCAGGGGATACATCCTAGAGGCCATTTGTCCCCAATATCGTCCCTATGAATTAATTATCTTCCCTAAAAAAGGAAATAAGCACGGTATTCATGGTGGTGAAATACAACATTTGTCAGATGGCCGCTCTATCTGTGCGGTCCTCCTTTACCGTCATGATGCAAATTTGGGTGCAATATTTAAGGAATATAAAGTTATTGAGCGCCTTGGTTGGTCACCTGCCATTGGGGTTATGCCTCCAGGAGGAAAGATTGTAGATGTGACTACCAATGTAAAAAATGCCTTTGTTGTAGGTGATTTCTATCGTTTTCCAAATCTTGAGTCCTGTGTTTATACAGCCAAAAAAGTAGCAAACATAATTGCCAAAGAGGAAAGGGGTTAA
- a CDS encoding flavodoxin family protein, which produces MRILGICGTNKRGSKKSASEWFLKKALEAAAELGAETESIRLINCRITPCLACNFCMCGKLCPLLEDPKDDAKEIFTKIDKAAGIIFSFPVYGYQTPAIVINLLQRTRPFHELERAKATGLEIKAVKNNPFSGKAIGSLTVAAAIGLEGALFGPLHILKALGATPVACAGISLLDPEIKNIYSIDGKFSVPNENIKAFFDRDFPSYEENECAIDMARSVGKWVYRACKSEVFQRIRYRTKL; this is translated from the coding sequence ATGAGAATCTTAGGAATATGTGGAACAAATAAGAGAGGGAGTAAAAAATCAGCCAGTGAGTGGTTTTTAAAAAAGGCTCTTGAAGCTGCTGCTGAATTAGGGGCAGAAACAGAATCAATAAGACTTATAAATTGTCGGATAACTCCTTGTCTAGCCTGCAATTTTTGCATGTGTGGTAAATTATGTCCCTTACTTGAAGACCCCAAAGATGATGCAAAAGAAATATTTACTAAGATAGATAAGGCAGCAGGCATCATTTTCTCCTTTCCTGTTTATGGATACCAAACACCTGCCATTGTTATTAATTTACTCCAAAGGACAAGACCCTTTCATGAACTGGAAAGGGCAAAGGCCACAGGTTTAGAAATCAAGGCTGTAAAAAACAATCCCTTTTCTGGAAAGGCCATAGGGAGTTTGACCGTAGCCGCGGCGATTGGTCTAGAAGGGGCTTTATTTGGTCCACTTCATATCTTAAAAGCATTAGGGGCAACACCAGTGGCCTGTGCAGGTATTTCTCTCTTGGATCCAGAGATAAAAAATATCTATAGCATAGATGGTAAATTCTCTGTCCCGAATGAAAATATAAAGGCTTTTTTTGATAGGGATTTCCCTAGCTATGAAGAAAACGAATGCGCTATTGATATGGCCCGCTCAGTGGGAAAATGGGTGTATAGAGCATGTAAATCTGAGGTGTTCCAAAGGATAAGGTATAGAACAAAACTTTAG
- a CDS encoding B12-binding domain-containing radical SAM protein, with protein sequence MKTLFVMPSVGAWASHGVHKAPNQLYAQLGAYLRNKNICDVKVLDARALDMSTEEMFEEVKKDKPDVVILGDMVHSYGGFAVMWYFNETARLIKKLCPKTKIIVGGLWYSGYFKETLEQNPWIDFVYIGEAELTVEELLLALENNRKDLENIPGVAFRKDGQVVLGPHRELIKDLDTLPLPAYELFPMDRYVGHTYWKPFVEIITSRGCPNACSFCYEWSQFDPRTPKDFITWRAKSAKRVVDELELLEKEYGVKVVVIQDDTYNVDLNRLKETCDEILKRNLSIKWVMLGIARDWVRQKEIIPLMKKAGMFMGLLGIEVASDEELKKIGKKITTSQVKETIDILRENDIATVGTLLVGFEDDDEEVIKKRCAFADEIDPDIIWIGFVTPPPGSPIWRSAVKRGWIDPGRINLKLWDFQHPVMPTKYLSMEEIGRLAAWGIKQFFSNPKRIKRIMESNYDPLAKLCFKDQLDNFMRFEKAATKGEILV encoded by the coding sequence ATGAAAACATTATTTGTCATGCCTAGTGTAGGGGCTTGGGCTTCACATGGAGTACATAAAGCACCCAATCAGCTTTATGCTCAGCTTGGAGCATACCTTAGGAACAAAAATATTTGTGATGTGAAGGTATTAGATGCCCGTGCTTTGGATATGAGTACAGAGGAGATGTTTGAAGAGGTGAAGAAAGACAAACCAGATGTGGTGATTCTGGGAGATATGGTGCATTCCTATGGTGGGTTTGCGGTAATGTGGTATTTCAATGAAACGGCGCGCTTGATAAAAAAGCTATGCCCAAAAACAAAAATCATTGTGGGTGGTCTCTGGTATTCTGGATATTTCAAAGAAACTCTTGAGCAGAATCCGTGGATAGACTTTGTTTATATAGGTGAGGCAGAGCTTACGGTAGAAGAATTACTCCTTGCCTTGGAAAATAACCGTAAGGATTTAGAAAACATTCCTGGCGTTGCCTTCAGAAAAGATGGTCAGGTAGTGCTTGGGCCTCATCGTGAACTAATTAAAGACCTAGATACCCTACCCCTACCTGCCTATGAGCTTTTCCCCATGGATAGATATGTGGGACATACCTATTGGAAGCCCTTTGTAGAAATCATTACTTCCCGCGGTTGCCCCAATGCTTGCTCTTTTTGTTATGAATGGAGTCAATTTGACCCCCGCACGCCAAAAGACTTTATTACCTGGCGAGCCAAATCCGCCAAACGAGTAGTGGATGAATTAGAACTACTAGAAAAGGAATATGGTGTGAAGGTAGTAGTCATCCAAGATGATACCTACAATGTGGATTTGAATAGATTAAAGGAGACATGTGATGAGATTTTAAAGAGAAATCTTTCCATAAAATGGGTGATGCTGGGCATAGCCCGAGATTGGGTAAGACAAAAAGAGATTATTCCTTTGATGAAAAAGGCAGGGATGTTTATGGGCTTGTTAGGAATAGAGGTAGCCAGTGACGAAGAACTAAAGAAAATTGGTAAAAAGATAACCACCTCTCAAGTAAAAGAAACCATAGATATTTTGAGAGAAAACGATATCGCTACCGTAGGCACCCTGCTTGTGGGGTTTGAGGATGATGATGAAGAGGTAATTAAAAAAAGATGTGCTTTTGCAGATGAGATTGACCCAGATATTATCTGGATAGGCTTTGTTACCCCACCTCCTGGCTCACCAATCTGGAGGAGCGCTGTTAAAAGGGGCTGGATTGACCCTGGTCGTATAAATCTAAAGCTATGGGATTTTCAGCATCCGGTCATGCCTACAAAGTATCTATCCATGGAAGAAATAGGGCGTTTGGCTGCTTGGGGAATAAAGCAGTTTTTTAGCAATCCTAAAAGGATTAAACGAATTATGGAAAGCAATTATGACCCTTTAGCCAAACTGTGTTTCAAGGACCAACTAGACAATTTTATGCGTTTTGAAAAAGCGGCCACTAAAGGAGAAATTTTGGTTTAG
- a CDS encoding aldehyde ferredoxin oxidoreductase family protein: MLPQRIAYLDLDTTNVKIKEIPEEITKKFLGGRGINIHLLYNHVTPEIDPLSPQNPLIIGPGILTGLKGIGASRCNISGKSPETGLLGDANIGGHFGAFMKRTGIDCLFITGASKKPIYIHLDNGGIRIEDAKDLWGKSTKETNTILKRRYGPSSQSISIGIAGENLVRFACIINRKKNAAGRTGLGCLMGAKKIKAIVVSGEKSIKPKDENGFHDLVKSLQEKLKKEPLVNVLSQFGSVHLFNLINQQIGMGRAYNGLSTTFPENKDISPEILKEKYYTGKAGCFSCPVACQHRYKTAEVKGEGPEYTILASFGPVVGIKSVETVLYINDLINSYGLDASSTANLIAWTVELFKKGLIDENVTNGLKLDWGDEKTIIELIHQIAHRDGFGNLLAEGAKAAVNKLGEETAKYLIWTKYLPQSDPVDLRYLPAYALGNAVASRGSDHLRSRPTWEAYGLSEDQLKAIYGGFVSANPRSCEGKGRVIWWWETYLSLFDALGLCKLIAFHCRPGLLDFQFFSELIQHSTGLNLTPEEIFEVGERIVTLERMFIVREGIRRKDDSPPQRYFESLNDLRLDREKFEQMLDEYYQFRGFDKEGRPLEETIKRLGLK, from the coding sequence ATGCTTCCCCAAAGGATTGCTTATTTGGATTTAGACACAACAAATGTGAAGATTAAAGAAATTCCTGAGGAAATAACCAAGAAATTCCTGGGTGGAAGGGGGATAAATATTCACTTGCTCTACAACCATGTCACACCTGAAATTGACCCACTTTCTCCCCAAAATCCGCTTATCATTGGCCCCGGCATTTTAACGGGATTAAAAGGTATAGGCGCTTCTAGATGTAATATTTCTGGTAAGTCTCCTGAAACCGGCCTTTTAGGAGATGCAAACATAGGTGGCCACTTTGGGGCATTTATGAAAAGGACAGGTATTGACTGTCTATTTATTACTGGTGCTTCCAAAAAACCTATTTATATCCATTTGGATAATGGAGGGATTAGAATAGAGGACGCTAAAGATTTATGGGGGAAATCCACTAAGGAAACCAATACTATTTTAAAAAGACGCTATGGCCCTTCTAGTCAGTCTATTTCTATCGGTATTGCAGGGGAAAATCTGGTGCGCTTTGCCTGTATCATCAACAGGAAAAAGAATGCCGCCGGCAGAACCGGGCTTGGCTGTCTTATGGGAGCAAAAAAGATAAAGGCCATTGTAGTAAGTGGCGAAAAATCCATAAAACCAAAGGATGAAAACGGATTTCATGATTTAGTTAAGTCACTTCAAGAAAAATTAAAGAAAGAGCCCTTAGTCAATGTGCTCAGCCAATTTGGCTCTGTTCATCTTTTTAATCTGATTAATCAACAGATTGGCATGGGAAGGGCTTACAATGGACTTTCTACCACATTCCCAGAAAACAAAGATATTTCACCTGAAATACTGAAGGAAAAATACTATACAGGGAAGGCAGGTTGTTTCTCCTGCCCTGTGGCCTGCCAGCATAGATACAAAACTGCGGAGGTAAAAGGTGAAGGTCCAGAATACACCATTTTGGCTAGTTTTGGTCCTGTGGTGGGAATAAAGAGTGTAGAAACAGTCCTTTATATAAATGACCTTATAAATAGCTATGGCCTGGATGCCAGTTCAACTGCAAACCTTATTGCTTGGACCGTTGAATTATTCAAAAAAGGCTTAATAGATGAAAATGTTACCAATGGCCTAAAACTTGATTGGGGAGATGAAAAGACCATTATAGAGTTAATCCATCAGATTGCTCATCGAGATGGATTTGGCAATCTTTTAGCAGAGGGTGCAAAGGCAGCAGTAAACAAACTAGGTGAAGAAACAGCCAAGTATCTTATCTGGACAAAATATCTGCCCCAATCAGACCCTGTAGATTTAAGATACCTTCCTGCCTATGCCTTAGGAAATGCGGTGGCCTCAAGGGGCTCTGACCACTTAAGAAGTCGGCCTACCTGGGAGGCCTATGGTCTTTCTGAAGACCAATTAAAGGCCATTTATGGTGGTTTTGTCTCTGCAAACCCCCGTAGTTGTGAAGGAAAAGGCAGGGTTATCTGGTGGTGGGAGACCTATCTTTCCCTCTTTGATGCCTTGGGTTTGTGTAAACTTATTGCCTTTCATTGCAGACCTGGTCTGCTGGATTTCCAATTTTTCTCTGAGTTAATTCAGCACAGCACGGGCCTTAATTTAACACCTGAAGAAATTTTTGAAGTAGGGGAAAGAATCGTAACTTTGGAACGGATGTTTATTGTACGCGAGGGAATAAGAAGAAAAGACGACTCTCCACCTCAAAGGTATTTTGAATCATTAAACGATTTAAGGCTAGACAGAGAAAAATTTGAGCAAATGCTAGATGAATATTATCAGTTCCGTGGTTTTGATAAAGAAGGTAGGCCATTGGAAGAAACCATAAAGCGTTTGGGGTTGAAATAA
- a CDS encoding ketopantoate reductase family protein, translating into MKVAVIGAGAIGSLVAGYLSKEGIDVTLIGRRKDVLAIKENGLVIEGVRGRIVIPIDDIKDKIENNADFIILAVKTQDIPFILNDISPNMPILTVQNGLRAEEMLLASIPKENIISSIVMFGATYLEPGKILHNFEGDWIIGKAFVENDTEVETIASLLNKVFSVHITEEIREMKWLKLFLNLNNCLPALMGKSMQETFSDLEICKLSIEFLKEALMVINKAQIRLKSLPDFPLERLYALTNMPLEEAAKIFSSIMTNLSEEPLYGSILQSIKRGRPSEIDYINGEIASLSEKIGIDAPLNKKVVEMVHAVEKRGDFFESEEILGEFRR; encoded by the coding sequence ATGAAGGTGGCTGTTATTGGTGCTGGGGCAATAGGGAGTTTGGTAGCTGGCTATCTTAGCAAAGAGGGAATTGATGTAACCTTAATTGGTAGAAGAAAGGATGTTTTAGCCATTAAAGAAAATGGGCTTGTAATAGAAGGAGTAAGAGGCAGAATAGTTATTCCAATTGATGATATTAAAGACAAAATTGAGAATAATGCAGATTTTATTATTCTGGCCGTTAAGACACAGGACATTCCTTTTATCTTAAATGATATTTCTCCAAATATGCCCATTCTTACCGTGCAGAATGGGCTAAGGGCAGAAGAGATGCTCTTAGCGTCTATCCCAAAGGAAAACATTATCAGCAGCATTGTTATGTTTGGGGCTACATACCTTGAGCCAGGTAAAATTTTACATAACTTTGAGGGAGATTGGATTATTGGTAAGGCATTTGTTGAAAATGATACAGAGGTGGAAACAATAGCAAGTCTTTTGAATAAGGTATTTTCTGTCCATATCACAGAAGAAATAAGAGAGATGAAATGGCTAAAATTATTTTTAAACCTAAATAACTGCCTTCCTGCCTTAATGGGTAAGAGCATGCAGGAGACATTTTCTGACTTAGAGATTTGCAAATTAAGCATTGAGTTTCTTAAAGAGGCATTGATGGTAATTAATAAAGCACAAATCAGATTAAAGTCCTTACCAGATTTCCCTTTAGAAAGGCTTTATGCATTAACAAATATGCCGCTAGAAGAAGCAGCAAAAATATTCTCAAGCATTATGACAAATCTCAGTGAAGAACCACTTTATGGCTCAATTCTTCAAAGCATAAAGAGGGGCAGGCCTTCAGAGATTGATTATATCAATGGAGAAATAGCTTCTTTGAGTGAAAAGATAGGAATAGACGCACCTTTAAACAAAAAGGTAGTGGAAATGGTGCATGCAGTAGAAAAAAGAGGTGATTTTTTTGAGTCAGAAGAGATTTTAGGTGAATTTAGGAGGTAA
- a CDS encoding TIGR04076 family protein, producing MELKFPRFLVTVSKVRGKCYQGYKEGDKFIFEDFTKTPEGFCQGAATALFPCLYALTFGAEFPFEENPRSIHTSCPDGGRIEFFTQVLTDSGKIEIKKKEKQSGPNPKKMIISVEEVTGKCFYGYKVGDEIEVIGLKTPKDFCGAAYNVLFPVLFALNFGAKYPFEEENANSRVTCPDNANIRFKVRRVE from the coding sequence ATGGAATTAAAATTCCCACGTTTTTTGGTTACGGTAAGCAAGGTAAGAGGAAAATGCTATCAAGGTTACAAAGAAGGAGACAAATTTATCTTTGAAGATTTCACCAAGACCCCTGAAGGTTTTTGTCAGGGGGCAGCCACTGCACTTTTCCCCTGTCTTTATGCCTTGACCTTTGGGGCAGAGTTCCCTTTTGAAGAAAATCCTCGTTCTATTCATACCAGCTGTCCAGATGGAGGCAGAATTGAGTTTTTTACCCAAGTGCTAACCGATTCAGGGAAGATAGAAATAAAGAAAAAGGAGAAACAAAGCGGACCCAACCCAAAGAAAATGATTATCAGCGTGGAGGAAGTAACTGGTAAATGTTTTTATGGTTATAAAGTAGGAGATGAGATTGAAGTAATTGGGCTGAAAACCCCAAAAGATTTTTGTGGAGCCGCCTACAATGTCCTTTTCCCTGTACTTTTTGCCTTAAATTTTGGGGCAAAATACCCATTTGAGGAGGAAAATGCTAATTCCAGGGTGACCTGCCCCGATAATGCAAACATCAGGTTTAAAGTAAGGAGGGTAGAATAA
- a CDS encoding beta-ketoacyl-[acyl-carrier-protein] synthase family protein encodes MKKRVVVTGIGVLSPNGIGKEVFFEGMISGKSGVRKVTDFDVSPFRSQIAAQITDFNPYAFGLTKEEVERMDRYVQFAIAGTEMAIEDAKLFLDKEQKDRVGVCLANAICGTKYMEEEFVRVTNGGKEPIDPRKARPYLYDASMFNTPSSEISARYQLKGICTTVSTGCTAGTDAVGFAYEAIQNGEADIMITGASEAPLCPITFAAFDVLKVISSRNEEPEKASRPFDKERDGFVLSEGCGILILEELNHALKRGAHIYCEITGFGTCCNAYHMTDLPADGESMVASINFALKDAQLPPVSIGYINAHGSSTKQNDIFETNAYKKVFGNKAYDIPISSLKSMIGHPLAAANSIELVASVLIFERDILPPTINQEVSDPVCDLDYIANKAREKRVDHILKTSSGFAGVHSSMILSRWNSP; translated from the coding sequence ATGAAAAAACGGGTGGTTGTTACAGGCATAGGTGTCCTTTCTCCCAATGGTATTGGTAAAGAGGTATTCTTTGAAGGTATGATTTCAGGCAAATCAGGGGTAAGAAAAGTAACTGATTTTGATGTATCTCCATTTCGCTCCCAGATAGCAGCTCAGATAACTGATTTTAATCCATATGCCTTTGGCCTTACCAAAGAAGAGGTAGAGAGGATGGACCGCTATGTGCAGTTTGCCATTGCGGGGACAGAGATGGCCATAGAAGATGCCAAGCTTTTTTTAGATAAAGAACAAAAGGATAGAGTGGGTGTTTGTTTAGCCAACGCCATCTGTGGCACAAAATATATGGAAGAAGAGTTCGTTAGGGTAACAAATGGGGGAAAGGAACCAATTGATCCTAGAAAAGCAAGACCTTATCTCTATGATGCCTCTATGTTTAATACCCCTTCTAGTGAAATAAGCGCACGCTATCAACTAAAAGGTATTTGCACCACTGTTTCCACTGGTTGCACCGCTGGCACAGATGCGGTGGGTTTTGCTTATGAAGCTATCCAAAATGGTGAGGCAGACATTATGATTACCGGTGCATCTGAAGCACCTCTTTGTCCTATCACCTTTGCTGCCTTTGATGTCTTGAAGGTCATTTCTTCTAGAAATGAAGAACCTGAGAAGGCATCAAGACCCTTTGATAAAGAAAGAGATGGATTTGTGCTTTCCGAAGGTTGTGGCATTTTAATATTAGAAGAATTAAACCATGCCTTAAAGAGAGGTGCTCATATCTATTGTGAAATCACTGGTTTTGGCACCTGTTGTAATGCCTATCATATGACAGATCTGCCAGCAGATGGCGAAAGCATGGTGGCATCTATAAATTTTGCCTTAAAGGATGCACAATTACCGCCTGTATCAATAGGCTATATAAACGCCCATGGCAGCTCCACCAAACAAAATGATATATTTGAAACCAATGCCTATAAAAAAGTCTTTGGTAATAAAGCCTATGATATCCCTATCAGTTCTCTCAAGTCTATGATTGGTCATCCTTTAGCTGCTGCCAACAGCATAGAACTGGTAGCCAGTGTTTTAATCTTTGAAAGAGATATTTTGCCACCTACCATAAATCAAGAAGTATCTGACCCAGTGTGTGATTTGGACTATATTGCCAATAAGGCAAGGGAAAAACGAGTTGATCACATCCTTAAAACCAGTAGTGGTTTTGCCGGTGTTCATTCCTCTATGATATTGAGTAGGTGGAATTCACCATGA
- a CDS encoding beta-ketoacyl-[acyl-carrier-protein] synthase family protein: MKNIAVTGIGIVASPGVSKEEFWQNIKAGKSFISPITRFDASRYLSQVAGQIENLNTNHLPRRLLKKMDRFSVMALTATEEALKDAFLDLTQEDPYKIGIFTGNALGGWLYAETELRDLYVEGREGVSPYLASAWFPAAPQGQISIYYGIKGYSKTVVADKASALMAIGYAAQVIGHKKIDVALAGGTEAPVTPYALLCCSTEGSISRGPYRPFDKERNGFVIGEGAGILVLEDVEHALKRGTNIYGFIKGYGSFCDGVDRIMPDPNGKGLAKAIKAALDTAGYEPEEIDYICADGVGTKWGDISETRAIKEVFGSYAKKIPVSAPKSMFGHLLGASGAVDLIITFLAMQDGVIPPTINYQTQDPECDLDYVPNKCRLKEVKKALVISRGRGGINAVLAVERR, translated from the coding sequence ATGAAAAACATAGCTGTTACTGGAATAGGAATAGTTGCCTCTCCTGGGGTGTCTAAAGAAGAATTCTGGCAAAATATCAAAGCAGGGAAGTCTTTTATTTCCCCTATTACTAGGTTTGATGCCTCAAGATACCTTTCCCAAGTAGCAGGTCAAATCGAAAATCTAAACACAAATCATCTTCCTCGCCGCCTTTTAAAAAAGATGGATAGATTTTCGGTGATGGCCTTAACAGCTACTGAGGAGGCCTTAAAAGACGCCTTTTTAGATTTGACCCAGGAAGATCCCTATAAGATAGGTATTTTTACAGGAAATGCACTAGGAGGATGGCTCTATGCAGAGACAGAACTCCGTGATCTCTATGTAGAAGGCAGAGAAGGGGTGAGTCCATATCTGGCCAGTGCCTGGTTCCCAGCCGCCCCTCAGGGTCAGATTTCTATTTATTACGGCATAAAGGGATATAGCAAAACAGTAGTGGCAGACAAGGCCAGCGCTTTAATGGCCATTGGCTATGCAGCTCAAGTAATTGGACACAAAAAAATAGATGTTGCTTTAGCTGGGGGTACTGAGGCTCCAGTCACTCCTTATGCCCTGCTTTGCTGCAGCACAGAGGGTTCTATTTCAAGAGGGCCTTATCGACCTTTTGATAAAGAAAGAAATGGGTTTGTTATTGGTGAAGGGGCAGGGATTTTGGTTTTAGAAGATGTAGAACATGCCTTAAAAAGAGGGACAAATATCTATGGATTCATTAAAGGCTATGGAAGCTTTTGTGATGGTGTGGATCGCATCATGCCCGATCCAAATGGAAAGGGATTGGCCAAGGCAATAAAGGCTGCTTTAGATACGGCTGGTTATGAACCTGAAGAGATTGATTATATATGTGCTGATGGAGTAGGAACAAAATGGGGAGATATCAGTGAGACCAGGGCTATAAAAGAGGTATTTGGTAGCTACGCCAAAAAGATACCGGTGAGTGCACCAAAGTCCATGTTTGGGCATCTGCTGGGAGCTTCTGGTGCAGTTGACCTCATTATTACCTTTTTGGCCATGCAAGATGGCGTTATTCCTCCAACCATAAATTATCAAACACAAGACCCTGAATGTGATTTAGATTATGTGCCAAATAAATGCAGGCTAAAAGAGGTTAAGAAGGCCCTTGTTATCTCTCGTGGCCGAGGGGGCATAAATGCCGTTTTGGCGGTAGAAAGGAGGTGA
- a CDS encoding acyl carrier protein produces MENIEKRIKELFVKLFDMKPEEVTLKANLNDDLGMDSTEMVELIVALEKEFKIGIEDGEITNKHCVSDVVRIVEDKLKQ; encoded by the coding sequence ATGGAAAATATTGAAAAAAGAATAAAGGAATTATTTGTTAAACTATTTGATATGAAACCAGAAGAGGTAACTTTAAAAGCAAATCTGAATGATGATTTGGGGATGGATTCAACTGAGATGGTGGAATTGATAGTGGCCTTAGAAAAGGAATTCAAGATTGGGATTGAAGATGGTGAGATTACCAATAAACATTGTGTAAGTGATGTGGTAAGGATTGTAGAAGATAAGCTTAAGCAATGA
- a CDS encoding cyclase family protein: MRIIDLSLPIDDNVFEPIPVEIKRWEHKRGGDWFGLRWAFSKRMRGILNYITGRERITHRSFKDGNFLALEQVKATVHTGTHLDAPHHFGPCSQGKRAKKIEEIPLEWCYSNAVVLEVSHKRPGEFITKEDIQEALKKIKYQIKPFDIVLIRTGADRFWGTKKYFSHFPGMSEEAVAYIVGFKVKIIGIDTFSFDRPFPAMIKDFFKTKDNSYLWPAHFYGRKKEYCHIERLTNLDKIPKPYGFKVACFPIKIKNASAAWIRAVAIIE; encoded by the coding sequence ATGAGGATTATAGACTTAAGTCTCCCTATAGATGACAATGTTTTTGAACCCATTCCCGTAGAGATAAAAAGATGGGAACATAAAAGGGGTGGGGATTGGTTTGGTTTAAGGTGGGCTTTCTCAAAGAGGATGAGGGGAATTTTAAATTATATTACAGGAAGGGAGAGAATCACACACCGCTCCTTTAAAGATGGAAACTTTTTGGCCCTAGAACAAGTCAAGGCCACGGTGCACACAGGCACCCATCTTGATGCCCCACATCATTTTGGACCTTGTTCTCAAGGGAAAAGGGCAAAGAAAATAGAAGAAATCCCTTTAGAGTGGTGTTATAGCAACGCTGTGGTCTTAGAAGTTTCTCATAAAAGACCAGGAGAGTTTATTACCAAAGAAGATATACAAGAGGCACTTAAAAAAATAAAATACCAGATAAAACCATTTGATATTGTACTCATCCGTACTGGGGCAGATAGATTCTGGGGGACAAAGAAATACTTTTCCCATTTTCCAGGAATGAGTGAAGAGGCAGTGGCTTATATTGTGGGGTTTAAGGTAAAGATTATTGGGATTGATACCTTTAGTTTTGACCGTCCCTTTCCCGCTATGATTAAAGATTTTTTTAAGACAAAGGACAATAGCTATCTCTGGCCTGCCCATTTTTATGGGAGAAAAAAGGAGTATTGCCATATAGAAAGGCTGACCAATCTGGATAAAATTCCCAAACCTTATGGATTTAAAGTGGCTTGCTTTCCCATAAAGATAAAAAATGCAAGTGCGGCCTGGATAAGGGCGGTAGCCATTATTGAATAA